The proteins below are encoded in one region of Pseudomonas putida NBRC 14164:
- a CDS encoding PA4780 family RIO1-like protein kinase produces the protein MKTPKRIEPLIEDGLVDEVLRPLMSGKEAAVYVVRCGNQVRCAKVYKEANKRSFRQAAEYQEGRKVRNSRQARAMAKGSKFGRKEAEDAWQNAEVAALFRLASAGVRVPKPYDFQDGVLLMELVTDADGDAAPRLNDVHLEAEDARTFHAFVIRQIVLMLCAGLVHGDLSEFNVLLGPDGPVIIDLPQAVDAAANNHAFSMLQRDVDNMAHYFGRFAPELKSTRYAEEMWALFEAGDLLPDSPLTGVFADDEHEADVSGVMREIDAARLDDARRRAARDEAEHGAVKAEEPTPPWLQ, from the coding sequence ATGAAGACACCCAAAAGAATCGAACCCCTGATCGAAGACGGCCTGGTCGACGAAGTACTGCGGCCGCTGATGAGTGGCAAGGAGGCCGCCGTGTACGTGGTGCGCTGCGGCAACCAGGTGCGCTGCGCCAAGGTCTATAAAGAAGCCAACAAGCGCAGTTTCCGCCAGGCCGCCGAATACCAGGAAGGCCGCAAGGTGCGCAATAGCCGACAGGCCCGGGCCATGGCCAAGGGCAGCAAGTTCGGCCGTAAAGAAGCCGAAGATGCCTGGCAGAACGCCGAAGTTGCGGCATTATTCCGCCTGGCCAGTGCGGGTGTGAGGGTACCGAAGCCCTACGACTTCCAGGACGGCGTGCTGTTGATGGAGTTGGTGACCGATGCCGATGGCGACGCCGCCCCACGCCTGAACGACGTGCACCTGGAAGCCGAGGATGCCCGCACGTTCCATGCCTTTGTCATTCGCCAGATCGTCCTGATGCTTTGTGCGGGGCTGGTGCATGGCGACCTGTCCGAGTTCAACGTGCTGCTCGGCCCGGACGGCCCTGTGATCATCGACTTGCCGCAGGCCGTGGATGCAGCCGCCAACAACCACGCCTTCAGCATGCTGCAGCGCGACGTGGACAACATGGCCCATTATTTCGGGCGCTTTGCCCCGGAGCTGAAAAGCACCCGGTATGCGGAGGAGATGTGGGCGCTGTTCGAGGCCGGTGACTTGCTGCCCGACAGCCCGTTGACTGGGGTGTTCGCAGATGACGAACATGAAGCTGACGTGTCCGGGGTGATGCGCGAGATCGACGCGGCCCGTCTGGATGACGCACGCCGCCGTGCGGCGCGTGACGAGGCTGAGCATGGAGCGGTCAAGGCTGAGGAACCCACGCCACCCTGGTTGCAATAA
- the gabP gene encoding GABA permease — MQTHKNNLSHGLKSRHVTMLSIAGVIGAGLFVGSGRAIAEAGPATILAYILAGGLVVLVMRMLAEMAVASPDTGSFSTYADLAIGKWAGYTIGWLYWWFWVLIIPIEANIAATIINSWVPQMEIWVLSLVITLLLTATNLFSVKNYGEFEFWLALVKVVAIVAFIALGVCAIFGLLPGTGVSGVSRLWDTGGFMPNGFGAVLSAMLITMFSFLGAEVVTIAAAESSDAGKHISKATNSVIWRITLFYILSIFIVIALVPWTDPRLATEGSYVTVLDTLGVANAKAIIDFVVLTSVTSCLNSSLYTASRMVYSLSRRGDAPACAQVTSRSGTPVVAVLLSTGAAFLAVIANYLVPAKVFGFLMASSGAIALLVYLVIAISQLRLRQRLTAQGKSLGYRMWLFPWLTWGVIVFICSVLVVMLLRPDHRLEVVSTMVLAVLVVCSGLLVTRRRARGVPINSLGQGA; from the coding sequence ATGCAAACCCACAAGAACAATTTGAGTCATGGATTGAAATCACGGCATGTCACCATGCTGTCCATTGCCGGTGTGATCGGCGCCGGCCTGTTCGTCGGCTCTGGTCGTGCCATTGCTGAAGCAGGGCCGGCCACCATCCTGGCCTACATCCTGGCCGGCGGCCTGGTGGTGCTGGTGATGCGCATGCTGGCCGAAATGGCGGTTGCTTCGCCGGATACCGGTTCGTTTTCCACCTATGCCGACCTCGCCATCGGCAAGTGGGCGGGTTATACCATCGGTTGGCTGTACTGGTGGTTCTGGGTACTGATCATTCCCATCGAAGCCAATATTGCCGCCACCATCATCAATTCCTGGGTCCCGCAGATGGAGATCTGGGTATTGTCGTTGGTGATTACCCTGTTGCTGACCGCCACCAACCTGTTCAGCGTGAAGAACTACGGTGAGTTCGAATTCTGGCTGGCACTGGTAAAAGTGGTGGCGATCGTCGCGTTCATTGCACTGGGTGTGTGCGCCATATTTGGCTTGCTGCCCGGTACTGGCGTCAGTGGTGTTTCGCGCCTGTGGGATACCGGCGGATTCATGCCTAATGGTTTCGGTGCGGTGCTGAGCGCCATGCTGATCACCATGTTCTCGTTCCTCGGCGCCGAGGTGGTGACCATTGCCGCAGCCGAATCCTCTGATGCGGGCAAGCATATTTCCAAGGCCACCAATTCGGTGATCTGGCGGATCACCTTGTTCTATATCCTGTCGATATTCATCGTCATCGCGCTGGTGCCCTGGACTGACCCGCGCCTGGCGACCGAAGGTTCCTATGTCACGGTGCTGGATACCCTGGGCGTGGCGAATGCCAAGGCCATCATCGATTTTGTGGTGTTGACTTCGGTGACCAGCTGCCTTAACTCGTCGCTGTATACCGCTTCGCGCATGGTCTACTCGCTGAGCCGCCGCGGTGATGCACCGGCTTGCGCCCAGGTGACCAGCCGCAGTGGCACGCCGGTGGTAGCGGTACTGCTATCCACTGGCGCGGCATTTTTGGCCGTGATCGCCAATTACCTGGTGCCGGCCAAGGTGTTCGGCTTCCTCATGGCCAGCTCGGGGGCCATTGCCTTGCTGGTCTACCTGGTTATCGCGATTTCCCAGCTGCGCCTGCGCCAGCGCCTGACCGCACAGGGCAAGAGCCTGGGGTACCGCATGTGGCTGTTCCCGTGGCTCACCTGGGGCGTGATCGTATTCATCTGCAGCGTGCTGGTCGTGATGCTGCTGCGTCCAGATCATCGCCTGGAAGTGGTGTCGACCATGGTGCTGGCTGTTTTGGTGGTGTGTTCCGGCTTGCTGGTCACGCGCCGGCGGGCGCGCGGGGTGCCGATCAACAGCTTAGGGCAGGGCGCCTGA
- the lhgO gene encoding L-2-hydroxyglutarate oxidase — protein MYDFIIIGGGIVGMSTAMHLIKVYPDAKILLLEKESGPARHQTGHNSGVIHAGVYYTPGSLKARFCLEGNKATKAFCTQHGIPFDECGKLLVATNELEMQRMKALWERTAANGLERHWLSADELREREPNIVGMGGIFVPSSGIVNYAKVTAAMGAEFQRAGGETRYGAEVVGLQEQASEVIVRTRRDEFRSRFLVTCSGLMADRVVSMLGLRTEFVICPFRGEYYLLPKQHNQIVNHLIYPIPDPSMPFLGVHLTRMIDGTVTVGPNAVLAMKREGYRKTDVSPGDLFQTLTTPGILKVLAKNFRPGLIEMKNSLFKGGYLKQVQKYCPSITKADLTPYPAGVRAQAVSRDGKLIDDFLFVNTARSVNVCNAPSPAATSAIPIGAYIVDKVCEQVTLAGGSVPKADLAASRRAAS, from the coding sequence GTGTACGATTTCATCATTATTGGCGGTGGCATTGTGGGCATGTCCACGGCCATGCACCTGATCAAGGTCTACCCGGACGCGAAGATTCTTCTGCTGGAGAAGGAGTCCGGCCCGGCCCGCCACCAGACCGGTCACAACAGCGGCGTGATCCACGCTGGCGTGTACTACACCCCCGGCAGCCTCAAGGCGCGCTTCTGCCTGGAAGGCAACAAGGCCACAAAGGCCTTCTGCACCCAGCACGGTATCCCCTTCGATGAGTGCGGCAAGCTGCTGGTGGCCACCAACGAGCTGGAAATGCAGCGCATGAAGGCGCTGTGGGAGCGTACCGCGGCCAACGGCCTGGAGCGCCACTGGCTGTCGGCCGACGAACTGCGCGAGCGCGAGCCCAATATCGTGGGGATGGGTGGCATCTTCGTGCCGTCCAGCGGCATCGTCAACTACGCCAAAGTGACTGCTGCGATGGGCGCTGAATTCCAGCGTGCCGGCGGCGAAACCCGCTATGGGGCAGAGGTGGTCGGCCTGCAGGAGCAGGCCAGCGAAGTGATCGTGCGCACACGGCGCGACGAGTTCCGTAGCCGTTTCCTGGTGACCTGTTCGGGCCTGATGGCCGACCGCGTGGTCAGCATGCTGGGCCTGCGCACCGAGTTTGTCATCTGCCCGTTCCGGGGCGAGTACTACTTGCTGCCCAAGCAGCACAACCAGATCGTCAACCATCTGATCTACCCGATCCCCGACCCGTCGATGCCGTTTTTGGGCGTGCACCTGACCCGCATGATCGACGGCACCGTCACGGTTGGCCCCAACGCCGTACTGGCGATGAAGCGCGAGGGCTATCGCAAGACCGACGTCAGCCCCGGCGACCTGTTCCAGACCCTGACCACCCCTGGCATTCTCAAGGTGCTGGCGAAGAACTTCCGCCCTGGCCTGATCGAGATGAAAAACTCGCTGTTCAAGGGCGGCTATCTCAAGCAGGTGCAGAAGTACTGCCCGAGCATCACCAAGGCCGACCTCACGCCTTACCCGGCTGGTGTGCGCGCCCAGGCGGTATCGCGCGACGGCAAGCTGATCGACGACTTCCTGTTCGTCAACACCGCGCGCAGCGTCAACGTGTGCAACGCACCGTCGCCGGCGGCCACCTCGGCCATCCCGATCGGCGCCTACATCGTCGACAAGGTGTGTGAGCAAGTCACCCTGGCGGGTGGCAGCGTCCCCAAGGCGGACCTGGCGGCCAGCCGGCGGGCGGCCAGCTGA
- the glaH gene encoding glutarate dioxygenase GlaH: MNAFTQIEELVMPLPLEPRGYTIAPSKQSPRLLELTFAPETVEAFVQAVAEWPVQALEYKSFLRFRLGEILDQLCQGTLRPVLLNTILDRATGGMLITPLGLDDVSQAEDMVKFTTACAHLIGRSNYDAMSGQFYARFVVVNSDNSDSYLRQPHRVMELHNDGTFVNQITDYVLMLKIDEKNMEGGNSLLLHLDDWEQCEEFFRHPMARREMRWTAPPSKKVAEDVFHSVFDTDGEGRPTMRYIDQFVQPENYEEGIWLNALSDSLEGSGKKVSVPVGVGSFLLINNLFWLHGRDRFTPHEGLRRELMRQRGYVAFPKPLYQRGQ, encoded by the coding sequence ATGAACGCTTTTACGCAGATCGAAGAACTTGTGATGCCACTGCCCCTCGAGCCGCGTGGTTACACCATTGCCCCTTCGAAACAGTCGCCGCGCCTGCTTGAACTGACCTTCGCCCCTGAAACCGTCGAAGCGTTCGTCCAGGCTGTTGCCGAGTGGCCGGTGCAGGCGTTGGAGTACAAATCGTTCCTGCGTTTCCGGCTGGGTGAAATTCTTGACCAGCTGTGCCAGGGCACCCTGCGCCCTGTGCTGCTCAACACCATCCTCGATCGAGCCACCGGCGGCATGCTGATTACCCCGCTGGGCCTGGATGACGTGAGCCAGGCCGAAGACATGGTCAAGTTCACTACCGCCTGCGCACACCTGATCGGCCGTTCCAACTACGACGCCATGAGCGGGCAATTCTATGCGCGCTTCGTGGTGGTCAACTCCGACAACTCAGACAGCTACCTGCGCCAGCCGCATCGGGTGATGGAACTGCACAACGACGGCACTTTCGTGAACCAGATCACCGATTACGTGCTGATGCTGAAGATCGACGAAAAGAACATGGAAGGCGGCAACTCGCTGCTGCTACACCTGGATGACTGGGAGCAGTGCGAGGAGTTCTTCCGCCACCCGATGGCCCGCCGCGAAATGCGCTGGACCGCACCGCCGAGCAAGAAGGTCGCCGAAGATGTGTTCCACTCCGTTTTCGACACCGATGGCGAAGGCCGCCCGACCATGCGCTACATTGACCAGTTCGTGCAGCCGGAAAACTACGAGGAAGGCATCTGGCTGAACGCCCTGTCCGATTCGCTGGAAGGCAGCGGGAAGAAGGTGTCGGTACCGGTGGGTGTGGGCAGCTTCCTGCTGATCAACAACCTGTTCTGGCTGCATGGTCGCGACCGCTTCACCCCGCACGAGGGCCTGCGCCGTGAACTGATGCGCCAGCGTGGTTACGTCGCCTTCCCCAAACCGCTATACCAGCGCGGGCAATAA
- the csiR gene encoding DNA-binding transcriptional regulator CsiR: MDALAPRQNSAFSGYERLKKDIIRGVFKPGEKLLMSALKERYDLGVGPLREALSQLVAEHLVNAISQKGYRVAPMSLDEMNDIYDARANLEAMIIALAIERGDDAWEASVLAHSHTLAKVVEVKTREQRLDVWDERHKAFHTAIASGCGSKHLLQARTYLFDQAERYRHLWLTQTVFSEQALELKRQEHAALVEVILARDAERASAMMRSHLMTPVPIIAQIMHAEGIGAR, encoded by the coding sequence TTGGACGCGCTCGCCCCCCGACAAAACTCAGCTTTCAGCGGGTATGAGAGGCTCAAGAAGGACATCATCCGGGGCGTGTTCAAACCCGGTGAAAAACTGTTGATGAGCGCCCTGAAGGAACGCTACGACCTGGGCGTGGGTCCGCTGCGCGAAGCACTGTCGCAACTGGTGGCCGAGCACCTGGTCAACGCGATCAGCCAGAAAGGCTACCGGGTGGCGCCCATGTCGCTGGACGAGATGAACGACATCTACGATGCCCGCGCCAACCTGGAGGCGATGATCATCGCCCTGGCCATCGAGCGCGGCGACGACGCCTGGGAGGCGTCAGTGCTGGCCCACTCGCATACCCTGGCCAAGGTGGTGGAAGTGAAAACCCGCGAGCAGCGCCTGGATGTGTGGGACGAGCGGCACAAGGCGTTTCATACCGCCATTGCCTCGGGCTGCGGTTCCAAGCACCTGCTTCAGGCGCGCACCTACCTGTTCGACCAGGCCGAGCGCTACCGCCACCTGTGGCTGACGCAGACGGTGTTCTCCGAACAGGCCCTTGAGCTCAAGCGCCAGGAGCATGCGGCGCTGGTCGAGGTGATCCTCGCCCGTGACGCCGAACGCGCCAGCGCCATGATGCGCTCGCACCTGATGACCCCGGTGCCGATCATTGCGCAGATCATGCATGCCGAGGGTATCGGCGCCCGATGA
- a CDS encoding response regulator transcription factor: MPRVLTIEDDAVTGQEIVAELTSHGLEVEWADNGREGLAKAIAGGYDLITLDRMLPEVDGLTIVTTLRSLKIATPILMISALSDVDERVRGLRAGGDDYLTKPFASDEMAARVEVLLRRNSVPMTQTRLQVADLQLDLISHEARRGDNTLNLLPTEYKLLEYLMRHSGQVITRMMIFEEVWGYHFDPGTNLIDVHIGRLRKKIDSPGQSPLIRTVRGSGYAIAEPV; this comes from the coding sequence ATGCCTCGCGTACTGACCATCGAAGACGACGCCGTCACCGGCCAGGAAATCGTCGCCGAACTTACCAGCCACGGCCTGGAGGTCGAATGGGCCGACAACGGCCGTGAAGGCCTGGCCAAGGCCATTGCCGGTGGCTACGACCTGATCACCCTGGACCGCATGCTGCCCGAGGTCGATGGCCTGACCATCGTCACCACCCTGCGCAGCCTCAAGATCGCCACGCCGATCCTGATGATCAGCGCCCTCTCCGACGTCGACGAACGGGTACGCGGCCTGCGGGCCGGCGGTGACGACTACCTGACCAAGCCGTTTGCCTCCGACGAAATGGCCGCACGGGTCGAGGTATTGCTGCGCCGCAACAGTGTGCCCATGACCCAGACACGCCTGCAGGTCGCCGACCTGCAACTGGACCTGATCAGCCACGAGGCGCGCCGCGGTGACAATACGCTCAACCTGCTGCCCACCGAATACAAACTGCTGGAGTACCTGATGCGCCACAGCGGCCAGGTGATCACACGGATGATGATTTTCGAAGAAGTCTGGGGCTACCATTTCGACCCCGGCACAAACCTGATCGACGTGCACATCGGTCGCCTGCGCAAGAAAATCGACTCCCCCGGCCAGTCGCCGCTGATCCGTACGGTACGGGGCTCCGGCTATGCCATTGCTGAACCCGTCTAA
- a CDS encoding sensor histidine kinase produces the protein MPLLNPSKGWSSSTSRLLALYSFLFVAWSSILMGVLYFEVSSYLNKLTRHSMLQRQHLFAHMSGKQLDDALIASQAFEERSFDAYGLFDTQLNPIGGSVRALPPELRLDGKIHELKRCLDADDPHLPRDSCDAVAIKVQDGRWLVLFRDNGSLFVVTRIILDALLWGISLTLIPGFAGWYLLRRRPLKRIRAIQAQAELIVAGDLTHRLPLSARRDELDMLAAIVNAMLDRIERLMHEVKGVCDNIAHDLRTPLTRLRAQLYRIRQQSDVDSAQAEALDQAIGETDTLMARFRGLLRISELEDRQRRAGFVQLDPHELLVELHDFYLPLAEDGGIHLELHQPAQLPALHGDRELLFEALANLMGNGIKFTPEGGQVRISATHDDTGVHLAIEDSGPGIPEEERTAVLKRFYRSDEGHRHAGFGLGLSIVAAIVDLHGFRLEIGESELGGAKLVLHCPLAGLAK, from the coding sequence ATGCCATTGCTGAACCCGTCTAAAGGCTGGAGCTCCTCGACAAGCCGCCTGCTGGCGCTGTACAGCTTTCTGTTCGTGGCCTGGAGCAGCATCCTCATGGGGGTGCTGTACTTCGAGGTGTCCAGCTACCTGAACAAGCTCACCCGCCATTCCATGTTGCAGCGCCAACACCTGTTCGCGCACATGAGCGGCAAGCAGCTGGACGACGCCCTGATCGCCAGCCAGGCCTTCGAGGAGCGCAGCTTTGACGCCTATGGCCTGTTCGACACCCAGCTCAACCCGATTGGCGGCAGTGTGCGCGCCCTGCCCCCGGAGCTCAGGCTGGACGGCAAGATCCATGAGTTGAAACGCTGCCTGGATGCCGACGACCCACACCTGCCCCGCGACAGCTGCGATGCGGTGGCGATCAAAGTGCAAGATGGCCGCTGGCTGGTACTGTTCCGCGATAACGGCTCACTGTTCGTGGTTACCCGGATCATCCTCGATGCCCTGCTCTGGGGTATCTCCTTGACGTTGATCCCAGGCTTTGCCGGCTGGTACCTGCTACGGCGCAGGCCGCTCAAGCGTATCCGCGCAATCCAGGCCCAGGCCGAGCTGATCGTTGCCGGCGACCTGACCCACCGCCTGCCGTTGTCGGCCCGGCGCGATGAGCTGGACATGCTGGCAGCCATCGTCAACGCCATGCTGGACCGCATCGAGCGGCTGATGCATGAGGTCAAGGGGGTGTGCGACAACATTGCCCATGACCTGCGCACCCCGCTCACCCGCCTGCGCGCCCAGCTGTACCGGATTCGCCAGCAGAGCGACGTCGACTCCGCGCAAGCCGAGGCGCTGGACCAGGCCATCGGCGAAACCGACACGCTGATGGCGCGTTTTCGCGGGTTGCTACGCATCAGCGAACTGGAAGACCGCCAGCGCCGGGCCGGCTTCGTCCAGCTTGACCCGCATGAACTGCTGGTCGAACTGCACGACTTCTATTTGCCTTTGGCCGAGGATGGCGGCATCCACCTGGAACTGCACCAGCCCGCGCAGCTGCCGGCACTGCACGGTGACCGCGAACTGCTGTTCGAGGCACTGGCCAACCTGATGGGCAACGGTATCAAGTTCACGCCCGAAGGTGGGCAAGTGCGAATTAGCGCGACACACGACGACACCGGCGTGCACCTGGCTATCGAGGACAGCGGGCCGGGCATTCCCGAAGAAGAGCGTACTGCGGTGCTGAAGCGGTTCTATCGCAGCGATGAAGGCCATCGCCATGCCGGGTTTGGGCTGGGATTGTCGATCGTTGCGGCGATCGTGGACCTGCATGGGTTCAGGCTGGAAATTGGGGAGAGCGAGTTGGGTGGGGCGAAGTTGGTATTGCACTGCCCGCTTGCCGGGCTGGCCAAATAA
- the cysS gene encoding cysteine--tRNA ligase yields MLTIYNTLSKAKETFKPLDGNKVRMYVCGMTVYDYCHLGHGRSMVAFDLVTRWLRKSGYELTYVRNITDIDDKIINRANENGESFDALTARMIDAMHEDERRLNILPPDQEPRATDHIAGMHAMIQTLIDKGYAYAPGNGDVYYRVGKFVGYGKLSRKKIEDLRIGARIEVDEAKQDPLDFVLWKGVKPGEPSWESPWGPGRPGWHIECSVMSTCCLGESFDIHGGGSDLEFPHHENEIAQSEAATGKQYANAWMHCGMIRINGEKMSKSLNNFFTIRDVLEKYHPEVVRYLLVASHYRSAINYSEDSLRDAKGALERFYHALRGLPRVAAKGGEAFVERFSVAMNDDFGTPEACAVLFDLVREINRLRDSDPEAAAGLAGRLRELGEVLGVLQLEADDFLRAGAEGKVDAAEVEGLIQARLQARADKNWAESDRIRDQLTAMGVVLEDSKGTTTWRLAD; encoded by the coding sequence GTGCTTACCATTTACAACACCCTGAGCAAAGCGAAGGAAACCTTCAAGCCGCTGGATGGCAACAAGGTGCGCATGTACGTGTGCGGCATGACCGTGTACGACTACTGCCACCTGGGCCATGGCCGCAGCATGGTGGCCTTCGACCTGGTCACCCGCTGGCTGCGCAAGAGCGGCTACGAGCTGACGTATGTGCGCAACATCACCGACATCGATGACAAGATCATCAACCGGGCCAACGAGAACGGCGAAAGCTTCGACGCGTTGACCGCCCGCATGATTGACGCGATGCACGAAGACGAGCGCCGCCTGAACATCCTGCCGCCAGACCAGGAGCCACGTGCCACCGACCATATCGCCGGCATGCACGCGATGATCCAGACCCTGATCGACAAGGGTTATGCCTATGCCCCAGGCAATGGCGACGTGTACTACCGCGTCGGCAAGTTCGTCGGCTACGGCAAGCTGTCGCGCAAGAAGATCGAAGACCTGCGCATCGGCGCACGCATCGAGGTCGACGAAGCCAAGCAAGACCCGCTGGACTTCGTGCTGTGGAAGGGCGTCAAGCCCGGTGAACCGAGCTGGGAATCGCCATGGGGCCCGGGCCGTCCGGGCTGGCACATTGAGTGCTCGGTGATGTCCACCTGCTGCCTGGGTGAGAGCTTCGACATTCACGGCGGTGGCAGCGACCTGGAGTTCCCGCACCACGAGAACGAGATTGCCCAGAGCGAGGCGGCCACAGGCAAGCAGTACGCCAACGCCTGGATGCACTGCGGCATGATCCGGATCAACGGCGAGAAGATGTCGAAGTCGTTGAACAATTTCTTCACCATCCGCGATGTGCTCGAGAAGTACCACCCTGAAGTGGTGCGTTACCTGCTGGTGGCCAGCCACTATCGCAGCGCGATCAACTACTCCGAAGACAGCCTGCGCGACGCCAAGGGCGCGCTTGAGCGCTTCTACCACGCCCTGCGCGGCTTGCCACGGGTAGCGGCCAAGGGCGGCGAAGCGTTTGTCGAGCGTTTCAGCGTGGCGATGAACGACGACTTCGGCACCCCCGAAGCCTGCGCCGTGCTGTTCGACCTGGTACGCGAGATCAACCGCCTGCGCGACAGCGACCCGGAGGCTGCTGCCGGCCTGGCTGGCCGCCTGCGCGAGCTGGGTGAGGTGCTGGGTGTGCTGCAACTGGAGGCCGATGACTTCCTGCGTGCAGGTGCCGAAGGCAAGGTCGATGCTGCCGAGGTGGAAGGCCTGATTCAGGCGCGGCTGCAGGCGCGTGCGGACAAGAACTGGGCCGAGTCGGACCGTATCCGCGACCAGCTCACCGCGATGGGTGTGGTGCTGGAAGACAGCAAGGGCACGACTACCTGGCGTTTGGCTGACTGA
- a CDS encoding glutamine--tRNA ligase/YqeY domain fusion protein, protein MSKPTADNAPNAAAKGAPAVPANFLRPIIQADLDSGKHSSIVTRFPPEPNGYLHIGHAKSICVNFGLAKEFGGVCHLRFDDTNPAKEDQEYIDAIQSDVKWLGFDWAGDVRYASSYFDQLHDWAVELIKRGKAYVCDLTPDQAKEYRGNLKEPGKNSPFRDRSVEENLELFARMKAGEFKDGECVLRAKIDMASPNMNLRDPILYRIRHAHHHQTGDKWCIYPNYDFTHGQSDAIEGITHSICTLEFEGHRPLYEWFLDNLPVPAHPRQYEFSRLNLNYTITSKRKLKQLVDEKHVDAWDDPRMSTLSGFRRRGYTPASIRNFCEMIGTNRSDGVVDMSMLEFSIRDDLDRTAPRAMCVLRPLKVVITNYPEGQVEQLELPRHPKEDMGVRVLPFARELYIDRDDFMEEPPKGYKRLEPAGEVRLRGSYVIRADEAIKDADGNIVELRCSYDPDTLGKNPEGRKVKGVIHWVPAEGSVECEVRLYDRLFRSPNPEKTEDGGSFLDNINPDSLQVLSGCRAEPSLAQAQPEDRFQFEREGYFCADLKDSQPGRPVFNRTVTLRDSWGS, encoded by the coding sequence ATGAGCAAGCCCACTGCCGACAACGCGCCCAACGCCGCTGCCAAAGGCGCCCCCGCTGTCCCTGCGAACTTCCTGCGGCCGATCATCCAGGCCGACCTGGACTCGGGCAAGCACAGCAGCATCGTCACTCGCTTCCCGCCGGAGCCTAACGGCTACCTGCACATCGGCCACGCCAAGTCGATCTGCGTCAACTTCGGCCTGGCCAAGGAATTCGGGGGCGTCTGCCACCTGCGTTTCGATGACACCAACCCGGCCAAGGAAGACCAGGAATACATCGACGCCATTCAAAGCGACGTCAAATGGCTGGGCTTCGACTGGGCCGGTGACGTGCGTTATGCGTCCAGCTACTTCGACCAGTTGCACGACTGGGCGGTGGAGCTGATCAAGCGTGGCAAGGCCTATGTCTGCGACCTGACCCCTGATCAAGCGAAAGAATATCGCGGCAACCTCAAGGAACCGGGCAAGAACAGCCCGTTCCGCGATCGTAGCGTGGAAGAAAACCTCGAGCTGTTCGCCCGCATGAAGGCCGGCGAGTTCAAAGACGGTGAGTGCGTGCTGCGGGCCAAGATCGACATGGCCTCGCCGAACATGAACCTGCGCGACCCGATCCTGTACCGCATCCGTCATGCCCACCATCACCAGACCGGTGACAAATGGTGCATCTACCCCAACTACGACTTTACCCACGGCCAGTCGGACGCTATCGAGGGCATCACCCACTCGATCTGCACCCTGGAGTTCGAAGGGCATCGCCCTTTGTACGAATGGTTCCTCGACAACCTGCCGGTGCCGGCGCACCCGCGCCAGTACGAGTTCAGCCGCCTGAACCTGAACTACACCATCACGTCCAAGCGCAAGCTCAAGCAGCTGGTTGACGAAAAGCACGTCGACGCCTGGGACGACCCGCGCATGTCGACCCTGTCCGGCTTCCGTCGCCGCGGCTACACCCCGGCTTCGATCCGCAACTTCTGCGAAATGATCGGCACCAACCGTTCCGACGGCGTGGTTGACATGTCGATGCTCGAGTTCAGCATCCGTGACGACCTGGACCGCACCGCACCGCGCGCCATGTGCGTACTGCGCCCACTGAAAGTGGTCATCACCAACTACCCGGAAGGCCAGGTGGAACAGCTTGAGCTGCCACGCCACCCGAAAGAAGACATGGGCGTGCGTGTGCTGCCGTTCGCGCGCGAGCTGTACATCGACCGCGATGACTTCATGGAAGAGCCGCCGAAGGGCTACAAGCGCCTGGAGCCGGCCGGTGAAGTGCGCCTGCGTGGCAGCTACGTGATTCGCGCCGACGAAGCCATCAAGGACGCCGATGGCAATATCGTCGAGCTGCGTTGCTCGTACGACCCGGACACCTTGGGCAAGAACCCTGAAGGCCGCAAGGTCAAGGGCGTGATCCACTGGGTGCCGGCCGAGGGCAGCGTCGAGTGCGAAGTGCGCCTGTACGACCGCCTGTTCCGCTCGCCGAACCCGGAAAAGACCGAGGACGGCGGCAGCTTCCTGGACAACATCAACCCGGACTCGCTGCAAGTGCTCAGCGGTTGCCGTGCCGAGCCGTCGCTGGCCCAGGCGCAACCCGAGGACCGCTTCCAGTTCGAGCGCGAAGGCTACTTCTGCGCCGACCTGAAAGACAGCCAGCCGGGCCGCCCGGTGTTCAACCGCACTGTCACCCTGCGTGACTCCTGGGGCAGCTGA